From Solibacillus sp. FSL W7-1464:
TATTCACTTTGAACCCCAATCTACTCATTAATAATCCTCCGAAAATGCTTGCTAAAACATAAAGAAAACCAAACAATATATCGCCATTTTGAAACAAAGCAACTGTTTCTACATTTACTGTTGAGAAAGTGGTAAAAGAACCAACGAATCCTGTTCCAATTGCGGTCGATACAGCTGGTGGAACAATAATTTTCTTGAATAGTCTGGTCGTTAACCAAGCCAATAAAAAACTTCCAATCAAATTAATACTTAATGTTGCAAAGGGGAACGAACTATTCGTAAATAATGAAATGCCAATCAAATATCTTAAAATTGCTCCCAGCGTTCCTGCAATACCAACTAAAAAATAAACCATTTTTAAACCTCATTTCCCTGCACTGAAAAAATCTTTCTTTATTATAAACATTTAGCAATTTTGTTCATTGCATTAATTTATTGAATTTTTATATACAATACCATTCAAAATAACGTTCCAAAATGCAAGCTTGGGAATGTTTCAAACAGGGACAAACACTATTAAATCAG
This genomic window contains:
- the crcB gene encoding fluoride efflux transporter CrcB; translation: MVYFLVGIAGTLGAILRYLIGISLFTNSSFPFATLSINLIGSFLLAWLTTRLFKKIIVPPAVSTAIGTGFVGSFTTFSTVNVETVALFQNGDILFGFLYVLASIFGGLLMSRLGFKVNKEELKS